Proteins co-encoded in one Malus domestica chromosome 09, GDT2T_hap1 genomic window:
- the LOC103444224 gene encoding increased DNA methylation 3: MGAENVGNRHPRSKESGVALTGTSIAKEGSGGVVDIGESEAAYLARVALPGLRTNRGNVKCVIQRDGKVHIQGVMNGVELLRNSSTVYHMRVQQLCPPGPFAVSFTLPGPVDPRLFSPHFRHDGLLEIVLLKSSKLSKK; this comes from the exons ATGGGAGCAGAAAATGTTGGGAATCGTCATCCACGTTCGAAGGAGTCGGGCGTTGCTTTGACCGGAACATCAATTGCAAAGGAAGGTAGTGGCGGTGTTGTCGACATTGGCGAGAGCGAAGCTGCGTACCTTGCTCGAGTTGCACTTCCTGGTCTCCGAACGAATCGAG GTAACGTAAAATGTGTTATCCAACGTGATGGAAAGGTTCATATACAAGGAGTCATGAACGGTGTTGAACTTTTGAGAAACTCATCAACTGTGTACCATATGAGAGTCCAGCAACTATGCCCGCCTGGACCATTTGCCGTTTCTTTCACTCTTCCCGGACCTGTTGATCCCCGTCTCTTTTCTCCCCATTTCCGGCATGATGGACTCCTCGAGATCGTCCTTCTCAAATCCAGCAAATTAAGCAAAAAGTGA
- the LOC103421902 gene encoding glutamine synthetase cytosolic isozyme — MSLVSDLINLDLSDSTKKIIAEYIWIGGSGMDIRSKARTLPGSVSDPSKLPKWNYDGSSTNQAPGEDSEVILYPQAIFKDPFRRGNNILVICDAYTPAGEPIPTNKRAAAAKIFSHPDVVAEVTWYGIEQEYTLLQKDVKWPLGWPVGGFPGPQGPYYCAAGADKAFGRDIVDAHYKACLYAGINISGINGEVMPGQWEFQVGPSVGISAGDELWAARYILERITEIAGVVLSFDPKPIQGDWNGAGAHTNYSTKSMREDGGYEVIKKAIDKLGLRHKEHIAAYGEGNERRLTGRHETADINTFKWGVANRGASIRVGRDTEQAGKGYFEDRRPASNMDPYVVTSMIAETTLLLKA; from the exons ATGTCGCTCGTCTCAGATCTCATCAACCTCGACCTCTCAGACAGCACTAAGAAGATCATCGCAGAGTACATATG GATTGGTGGATCTGGAATGGATATCAGAAGCAAAGCAAGG ACTCTGCCAGGGTCAGTGAGTGATCCTTCAAAGCTTCCCAAGTGGAATTATGATGGTTCCAGCACAAATCAAGCTCCTGGAGAAGATAGTGAGGTTATTTTATA CCCTCAAGCCATTTTCAAGGATCCATTCAGGAGAGGCAACAACATTTTG GTGATATGCGATGCCTACACACCCGCTGGGGAACCAATTCCAACTAACAAGAGGGCTGCAGCTGCAAAGATTTTCAGCCATCCTGATGTTGTTGCTGAAGTAACCTGGTATGGAATTGAACAGGAGTACACCTTGCTGCAGAAAGATGTGAAGTGGCCACTCGGCTGGCCCGTTGGTGGTTTCCCAGGCCCTCAG GGACCGTACTATTGTGCGGCTGGCGCTGACAAGGCCTTCGGGCGCGACATTGTTGACGCACACTACAAAGCCTGCCTTTATGCTGGCATCAACATTAGTGGAATCAACGGTGAAGTGATGCCTGGCCAG TGGGAATTTCAAGTTGGCCCTTCTGTCGGCATATCTGCTGGAGATGAACTGTGGGCTGCTCGTTATATTTTGGAG AGGATCACCGAGATTGCTGGGGTGGTTCTGTCATTTGATCCCAAGCCAATCCAGGGTGATTGGAACGGGGCTGGTGCTCACACAAACTACAG CACCAAGTCCATGAGAGAAGATGGAGGCTATGAAGTTATCAAGAAGGCAATTGACAAGTTGGGACTCAGGCACAAGGAGCACATTGCTGCCTATGGAGAAGGCAATGAGCGCCGTTTGACAGGAAGGCATGAAACTGCTGATATCAATACATTCAAATGGGGTGTTGCCAACCGCGGTGCTTCTATCCGTGTTGGTAGAGACACAGAACAAGCTGGCAAGGGCTATTTCGAGGACAGGAGGCCTGCATCGAACATGGATCCATACGTTGTCACATCTATGATTGCAGAAACCACCCTTCTGTTGAAGGCATAA